From Gopherus flavomarginatus isolate rGopFla2 chromosome 7, rGopFla2.mat.asm, whole genome shotgun sequence, the proteins below share one genomic window:
- the LOC127055381 gene encoding histone H2A.J-like translates to MSGRGKQGGKVRAKAKSWSSRAGLQFPVGRVHRLLRKGNYAERVGAGAPVYMAAVLEYLTAEILELAGNAARDNKKTRIIPRHLQLAIRNNEELNKLLGKVTIAQGGVLPNIQAVLLIDS, encoded by the coding sequence ATGTCTGGTCGAGGGAAACAAGGCGGCAAAGTGAGGGCTAAGGCAAAGTCCTGGTCATCTCGGGCCGGCTTGCAGTTCCCGGTAGGCCGCGTTCATCGGCTTCTCCGGAAGGGTAATTATGCTGAGCGAGTTGGTGCTGGAGCCCCTGTGTATATGGCTGCTGTCTTAGAGTATCTGACTGCTGAGATTCTCGAGTTGGCTGGCAACGCTGCGCGCGATAACAAGAAAACCAGGATCATCCCCCGCCATTTGCAGCTCGCCATCCGTAACAACGAGGAGCTCAACAAACTACTGGGGAAAGTCACTATTGCTCAAGGGGGTGTTCTGCCTAATATCCAGGCCGtgctactcatagactcatag